The Granulicella cerasi region ACCAGCGGGCAAATTGTTCACCACGTTGTTGCCGAGCGCGACGGACAGGCCCGCGAGCATCGGTCCGCCGTGACGGCTCACGTTGTCGGCCCACTGCAGCGCCCTCGTGCTGAGCGTGAGCGCTCCGATGCGTTCCGCGGCCTCCACCAGAATGAAGAGCGCGGCGACGAGCGCAATGGTCTGCCAGCTCACCTCACGCAGCAGTTTCAGCGGCGAAAGCCGATCGCGCCAGCAGCTCCAAATCGCAACGGCGACGGCAGCGAGGCAGGTCGGTACGCCGAGATCCCAATGAAGCGCGGAGGCGCTGAGCATGACGATGCACGCAAAGCCAAGGCCGATCAGGGTTCCCTTCCCGGCGGAAGAAAGAGGCTGCGCTTCCTGGCATGGCTCCAAGGCCGGCGAAAGATCCTCGCGAAAGGCCCACCGCAGCACGGCATACGTGGCGATGATCGACGCGATCGAAGGCAGCAGGAAAGAACTCAGCCAACTTCCGAGCGGCGGTATGGCCTTCGAAAACACGACGAGGTTCGCTGGATTAGAAATGGGTAGAACAAACGATGCCGCATTCGCCACCATCGCGCACGCAAAGAGAAACGGCAGTGGCTGAGCCTTCGCTCTCCGCACCGTTGCGAGTACCGCAGGGGTCAGCACAACCGCAGTCGCATCGTTTGACATGAGGATCGTCGTGAGCGTGCCGAACCCATAGATCAGGAGGAAAAGTCTCGCCGCAGAACCTCGAGCCGCGTGGGCTGAGAGAGATGCAACCCAGTCGAAGACGCCATT contains the following coding sequences:
- a CDS encoding arsenic transporter, with translation MNVIFIAAIVAVSILLMLWRPWRLPEVVWAGSGALLLVLCRFLPWHEAGRAIAKGSDVYFFLIGMMLLPAVARENGVFDWVASLSAHAARGSAARLFLLIYGFGTLTTILMSNDATAVVLTPAVLATVRRAKAQPLPFLFACAMVANAASFVLPISNPANLVVFSKAIPPLGSWLSSFLLPSIASIIATYAVLRWAFREDLSPALEPCQEAQPLSSAGKGTLIGLGFACIVMLSASALHWDLGVPTCLAAVAVAIWSCWRDRLSPLKLLREVSWQTIALVAALFILVEAAERIGALTLSTRALQWADNVSRHGGPMLAGLSVALGNNVVNNLPAGLLAGAALAASHTSPLMTRAVLIGVDLGPNLSVTGSLATILWMLELRKEGVEMSGWQFLKMGLIAMPVALVASLLTLLVANH